The Nitrospira sp. sequence ATGAAAATCTATCTCGATACAGCCAACGTCAAGGAAATCCATGAAGCCGCGAGCCTCGGCTTGCTCGACGGCGTAACGACGAATCCTTCCCTGGTCGTCAAGGAAGGGCGCAGTTTCAGGGAAATGCTAGAAGAGGTATGCAAAATCGTGGATGGGCCGATCAGTGCCGAAGTCGTGAGCGTGGAAGCGGATGCCATGGTGAAGGAGGGCAAGGAGCTTGCCAAGATCCATAAGAATATCGTGGTCAAGTGTCCGCTGATTCCGGAAGGACTGAAAGCCACGAAGCGGCTGGCAGCTGAGGGAATTCGAGTAAACGTGACACTCTGTTTTTCACCCACACAGGCGCTACTGGCAGCCAAAGCCGGTGCCTGGTGTGTGTCTCCGTTTATAGGACGGCTCGATGATATCAGCTCAAACGGGATGGAACTCATTCGACAGATTCTGGCGATCTATAAGAACTATGACTACAAGACCCTTGTGTTGGTCGCGAGTGTCCGCCATCCGCAACACGTGGTCGAAGCGGCGTTGGCCGGCGGTCACATTTGCACGATGCCCTACAACATATTTCAGGCGCTCTTCAAACACCCACTGACCGATGCAGGCTTGAAAAAGTTCCTCGATGACTGGAAGGCCAAAGGCCAGCAGTAGGACTCCTGGAAATCGGCATTGAGCATCGGTGGGGAAGGACGAGTTTCCACTCCGTGAGGTCGGAACGTAACCTCACGCACACTCTATTGCTTTCCTGGCCTTTCGGAATACCGCGTGGAACATGGGGCGAGTTAATTTTCCCGTAAACGTATTCTGCTGGCTGGGGTGATAGGAACCGAGCAGTGTGACGCCCCAGGGAAGCTGGTACGTGACACCATGTCCGAACTTGGGGGCCGGCACCGGGATGGTGCGCTCCTGCGTCCGGCAGGTCTTAAGGTAATGATCGAAGGCAATCTTTCCCAGAGCAATCACTACGCGGTGGTTCTTCAGAAGACGAATTTCCAATCCCAGGAATCGGCTGCAGCGTTCAAACTCGTCCGGCCCAGGCTTATTCTCCGGCGGTGCGCAACGTACTGTCGCTCCGATGTAGCAATCCGTCAACGATAAGCCGTCGTCTCGGTGCGTCGAAGAAGGTTGGTTGGCAAATCCATACCGGTACAGCGCGTCATACAGCCAATCTCCACTCCGATCCCCGGTGAAGACTCGCCCCGTCCGATTCCCCCCATGTGCCGCAGGAGCGAGCCCTAGCACATAGAGCCGCGCTTTGGGATCACCGAAGCCGGGAACCGGCCGGCCCCAATAGGCCCAGTCACGGTACTGCTTCCGTTTCTGTTGTGCGATCATCTGTCGATACGTGACTAACCGAGGACAGGCCGTACAGTCGCTGATAGCCTCGTTCAAGACGGCCAAGGTTCGCATATGGGGCGCAGTGTAACACGAACAAGATCCCTATTCTGCTTGCCGGTAATTCTGCGAGCTGTTAGCATAACCTCGCGTTTCTTGAGGGCTGCAGCCGACTTTGCAAAAAAGGAGTCTGGTGCATGATCACCCGTGGTATGCGAACCTGGTTTTGTGCAATTGGAATCGCGTTCTCTCTACTGTTGATGCACGTATCAGCACCGGCTGCGTCCGATACAACCGACAATAACGGACAGAAATCCGAGACTGAGAAAGATCTTCTCGTCCCCGACTTACTGGATCTGCAGCCCGAACCAGAAGACCGGCTGGTCATTTTGCCTGAAATCAAACGAGAGGGAGAGCGGTTCTTTTTGAGCTCATTCAAACTACCCGACAAGATCACATTTGCGGGAGTGCCGGTTCCTTTGGACAACTGGCAAGTGAGAGAGCGGATCGAATACGAGTTCTACCAATTTTTGGAAGATCAAGGTGAAAGCATCATTCTCGCCAAACGTACCGGACGTTGCTTCCCTCCCGCAGAAAAACAGCTGGCAGAAACCGGTCTGCCGGATGATCTCAAGTATATGTTGTTGGTCGAAAGCAAATGCATCTCAGCCGCTTACTCGAAAGCCAAAGCCTCCGGCCCCTGGCAGTTCATCCCCTCTACAGGTCGCCGATATCGGCTCAAGAGCGACGCGGTTCGGGACGAACGTCGGAATCTCGAAATGTCGACTGAGGCGGCTGTCAAATATCTGAAGTATCTCAAAGAGTTCCAGGATAACGACTGGTTCTTGGCGATGGCCTCCTACAATGCCGGCGAGGAACGCGTCCGCAAACTGCTCAAGGAGCAAAAAATTTCCGACTATTGGAAGATGCACGGCCCGCGCGAGACCATGCGCTATGTGCCTCGTATCATTGCCGCAAAAGAAATCTACTCTCAGCCTGAGAAATACCTGGGACTGACCAAGAAGGACCTGTACATGCCGCTCGAGACAGAAACTATCACGGTAAACGTGAAAGAATCTCAGCGTGCATTAACCTCGATCGCCGAGGAATTCGGCACCTATCTTCTCGAGCTCAAGATGTTGAACCCGGAATTCAAGAAAGATGTGCTCCCTCACGGCACCTATCAAATCCGAGTGCCCCGGCAGACCTGTCCCAGTCGGTGCTTCAAACAGGAAAAGACTCCATAGCATTCACACCCATGCGGCTTTGCCTTCCTCCCTCTCCTGCCCGACCACTCCTTCAGAAGTTGATGGCGGCTGGGCTTAAGGCGGCCGATCCTTACCACACCTTGCTCAACAGCGTCTCAGTTGATGGACACGTACTGCGAGTCGGGCGTCGGACCTATGACCTCTCACGCGTGAACCGAGTGATCGCAGTTGGCGCCGGCAAGGCTTCGGCCAGGATGGCCCAGGCATTGGAACAGGCTCTTGGAGCAAGAGTGGATGATGGGCTGGTTGTCGTCAAGACAGGTCACAAACTCCCAACAAAGCGGATCGCGGTTCTTGAGGCCGGCCATCCGATTCCCGATCAGGCGGGTCTTCATGCCACGAAGCGGCTCCTGGGCCTGATCCATGATCTTACGCCTCGTGATCTCCTGTTCGTTCTGCTGTCGGGAGGGGCATCAAGCCTGCTCCCGGCCCCCGTTCCTGGCGTCACTCTTAACGATAAGCAACGCACCACGCGATTGCTGCTGCGGAGCGGTGCAACGATCAACGAGATCAATGTCGTCAGAAAGCATCTTTCACGGACCAAAGGGGGTGGGCTGGCCGCTTCCACCCGGGCGAGGATTGTCACGCTCATCCTTTCTGACGTCATTGGGGATGATCTCGGTTCGATCGGTTCCGGCCCCACCGTAGCTGATCCGTCCACATTTGCCGAGGCCATAGGCGTCTTGCAACGGTATAAAATGTGGCATGCCGTACCAACAGCCGTCCGGCACCACTTGCAGCAAGGAAAGAAGGGGACCGTCGCTGAGACCATGAAGCCTGGTTCACGACGCTTGCGCTCCGTGCATCATCACTTCATCGGCAATAACCGGATGATGCTCGAAGCCGTCATAAGCACCGCAAGAAGGGCTGGTCTCACCGCTAAGCTGCTTCCTGCCGCGATCACAGGTGAAGCACGGACGGCCGTGAAGCAGTTGACTGACCTGGTCAGCACAATTGCTGCGGGGAAAGGCCTCTTGCGGCGGCCATGCTGCGTGGTAGCCGGAGGTGAGACCACAGTGACGGTCACGGGCAGCGGGAGGGGCGGGAGAGCCCAGGAATTCGCCACGGCTGCCGCACTGGAGGTCGCTGGCCTTCCACACACATGGGTCGTGGCATTAGGCACCGATGGAACCGACGGGCCGACCGATGCGGCCGGCGGGATCGTCAACGGAGAAACGGTTTTATCGGCCATGCGAGTCGGTGTGAATCTCCGTTCGGCATTGAAACGACATGATACCTATCCTGCCTTGAAAACCCTCCGCTGTCATATCCATACCGGTCCCACTGGGACGAACGTCAATGACCTTTACCTCCTCCTTCTTCTCTAGTTACTATCGCACCCCATGACACGTCCCTTCATCCTTCCGCTGTCCGAGTGTAACGATCTCGATCTCACAGGTGGAAAGGCCGTTGGGCTCCGTCAGCTCATCGCGACCGGCTTTTCAGTCCCTCAAGGATTTTGCATCACGACGGAGGCATACGCACAGAGCCTCCGCGCGTCAGGCTTCATAGATACAGAAGAGTGGCAGAAGGTCTGCGCCTTGTCGGAACATGAACAATCATCGGCGTTGGCCGGCTGCCGAAACCGTATCAAACAGGCAGAGACGTCCCACCTTGGCGCTCCATGGCTGA is a genomic window containing:
- the fsa gene encoding fructose-6-phosphate aldolase, whose protein sequence is MKIYLDTANVKEIHEAASLGLLDGVTTNPSLVVKEGRSFREMLEEVCKIVDGPISAEVVSVEADAMVKEGKELAKIHKNIVVKCPLIPEGLKATKRLAAEGIRVNVTLCFSPTQALLAAKAGAWCVSPFIGRLDDISSNGMELIRQILAIYKNYDYKTLVLVASVRHPQHVVEAALAGGHICTMPYNIFQALFKHPLTDAGLKKFLDDWKAKGQQ
- a CDS encoding uracil-DNA glycosylase, which gives rise to MRTLAVLNEAISDCTACPRLVTYRQMIAQQKRKQYRDWAYWGRPVPGFGDPKARLYVLGLAPAAHGGNRTGRVFTGDRSGDWLYDALYRYGFANQPSSTHRDDGLSLTDCYIGATVRCAPPENKPGPDEFERCSRFLGLEIRLLKNHRVVIALGKIAFDHYLKTCRTQERTIPVPAPKFGHGVTYQLPWGVTLLGSYHPSQQNTFTGKLTRPMFHAVFRKARKAIECA
- a CDS encoding lytic transglycosylase domain-containing protein, whose amino-acid sequence is MITRGMRTWFCAIGIAFSLLLMHVSAPAASDTTDNNGQKSETEKDLLVPDLLDLQPEPEDRLVILPEIKREGERFFLSSFKLPDKITFAGVPVPLDNWQVRERIEYEFYQFLEDQGESIILAKRTGRCFPPAEKQLAETGLPDDLKYMLLVESKCISAAYSKAKASGPWQFIPSTGRRYRLKSDAVRDERRNLEMSTEAAVKYLKYLKEFQDNDWFLAMASYNAGEERVRKLLKEQKISDYWKMHGPRETMRYVPRIIAAKEIYSQPEKYLGLTKKDLYMPLETETITVNVKESQRALTSIAEEFGTYLLELKMLNPEFKKDVLPHGTYQIRVPRQTCPSRCFKQEKTP
- a CDS encoding glycerate kinase, translated to MRLCLPPSPARPLLQKLMAAGLKAADPYHTLLNSVSVDGHVLRVGRRTYDLSRVNRVIAVGAGKASARMAQALEQALGARVDDGLVVVKTGHKLPTKRIAVLEAGHPIPDQAGLHATKRLLGLIHDLTPRDLLFVLLSGGASSLLPAPVPGVTLNDKQRTTRLLLRSGATINEINVVRKHLSRTKGGGLAASTRARIVTLILSDVIGDDLGSIGSGPTVADPSTFAEAIGVLQRYKMWHAVPTAVRHHLQQGKKGTVAETMKPGSRRLRSVHHHFIGNNRMMLEAVISTARRAGLTAKLLPAAITGEARTAVKQLTDLVSTIAAGKGLLRRPCCVVAGGETTVTVTGSGRGGRAQEFATAAALEVAGLPHTWVVALGTDGTDGPTDAAGGIVNGETVLSAMRVGVNLRSALKRHDTYPALKTLRCHIHTGPTGTNVNDLYLLLLL